A stretch of Rhododendron vialii isolate Sample 1 chromosome 4a, ASM3025357v1 DNA encodes these proteins:
- the LOC131324748 gene encoding BTB/POZ domain-containing protein At5g03250-like isoform X2 codes for MNEDYGERNLISQTEGFLNEVFGNWADTIKALKTCEEVLQFAEELHIFSRCINSLATKACADTSLFNWPLISPNNTESTNTPVLWNGIYTTSRPQPMGDDWWYEDVSFLSLPLYKRLILAVELGGMKPEKIAGSLMFYAKKHLPLMNRQLGLDDANPGLTTSIPSEADQRALLEEIIELLPYQKGVIQSKFLLRILRISMVLHASPSCRENLEKRVGAQLDKASLEDVLIPNMGYSVETLYDIDCFQRILDHFMSMDQATAAVASSSSPCIVEEGELMEGTPSLISITMVANLVDAYLADVAPDVNLKFPKFQSLAATVPDYARPLTDGIYRALDIYLKAHPWLTDSEREQICRLMNCQKLSLEASTHAAQNERLPLRVIVQVLFFEQLRLRTSISGWFSVSDSLDNYQNPNANLALTAQDRAAAVEDVRERISDLEKECQTMRCEIQKLVKTKRSWNIFCRRKSQNDNSTESKASSLKAPPPALVKEREKS; via the exons ATGAACGAAGATTATGGGGAGAGGAATCTCATTTCCCAAACAGAGGGTTTCCTGAATGAAGTGTTTGGCAACTGGGCAGACACAATCAAGGCTCTCAAAACATGCGAAGAAGTCCTCCAATTTGCAGAGGAGCTTCACATATTCTCCAGATGCATCAATTCCTTGGCAACAAAAGCTTGTGCGGATACAAGCTTATTCAATTGGCCTTTAATTAGCCCCAATAACACAGAAAGCACAAACACGCCAGTTTTATGGAATGGAATATATACTACAAGCAGACCACAACCCATGGGAGACGATTGGTGGTATGAAGATGtgtcctttctttctttacctCTTTACAAACGACTGATCCTAGCTGTTGAATTAGGAGGCATGAAACCTGAAAAAATCGCTGGCTCCCTAATGTTCTATGCTAAGAAACACCTCCCACTGATGAATAGGCAACTTGGCCTGGACGATGCTAACCCCGGTTTGACCACATCCATCCCTTCTGAAGCAGATCAGAGGGCCCTACTTGAAGAGATCATCGAATTACTTCCTTATCAAAAAGGGGTTATACAGTCTAAGTTTCTCCTTAGAATTCTCCGCATTTCCATGGTTTTACATGCAAGTCCCTCATGTAGAGAAAATTTAGAGAAACGGGTGGGGGCTCAGTTAGACAAAGCTTCGTTGGAAGATGTACTAATACCCAATATGGGTTACTCAGTGGAGACGCTCTATGATATAGACTGTTTTCAGAGGATTCTTGACCATTTCATGTCAATGGACCAGGCTACTGCAGCTGTTGCGTCGTCATCTTCTCCTTGTATAGTCGAAGAGGGGGAGTTGATGGAGGGGACCCCTTCATTGATATCGATAACTATGGTGGCAAATCTGGTGGATGCATATCTTGCTGATGTGGCACCAGATGTCAATTTGAAGTTCCCAAAGTTCCAGTCACTCGCTGCTACCGTCCCTGATTATGCCAGGCCACTCACTGATGGCATCTACCGTGCGTTAGATATATATTTGAAG GCACACCCTTGGCTCACGGATTCTGAGAGGGAGCAAATTTGTAGACTCATGAACTGCCAAAAGCTCTCCCTAGAAGCTAGCACCCATGCAGCCCAGAATGAGCGGCTACCTCTCAGAGTGATTGTCCAAGTCCTATTCTTTGAACAACTACGGCTGCGTACGTCCATTTCTGGGTGGTTCTCTGTCTCTGACAGTCTTGACAACTACCAAAATCCCAACGCAAACCTTGCACTCACAGCACAAGATAGAGCTGCTGCGGTTGAGGATGTGAGGGAACGCATTTCTGATCTTGAGAAGGAGTGTCAGACCATGAGATGCGAGATTCAGAAGCTGGTGAAGACAAAGAGGAGTTGGAATATATTTTGCAGAAGGAAATCACAGAATGACAATTCTACAGAATCGAAGGCATCCAGCTTGAAGGCTCCACCACCAGCATTAGTGAAAGAACGTGAAAAGTCGTGA
- the LOC131324748 gene encoding BTB/POZ domain-containing protein At5g03250-like isoform X1: protein MALRRLGSKSEVFHREGQHWYCTSGLPSDITVEIGELSFHLHKFPLLSRSGVLEKHIGEFSTDDGSICVVQFHDIPGGAKAFELIAKFCYGVKIELTALNVVGLRCAAEYLQMNEDYGERNLISQTEGFLNEVFGNWADTIKALKTCEEVLQFAEELHIFSRCINSLATKACADTSLFNWPLISPNNTESTNTPVLWNGIYTTSRPQPMGDDWWYEDVSFLSLPLYKRLILAVELGGMKPEKIAGSLMFYAKKHLPLMNRQLGLDDANPGLTTSIPSEADQRALLEEIIELLPYQKGVIQSKFLLRILRISMVLHASPSCRENLEKRVGAQLDKASLEDVLIPNMGYSVETLYDIDCFQRILDHFMSMDQATAAVASSSSPCIVEEGELMEGTPSLISITMVANLVDAYLADVAPDVNLKFPKFQSLAATVPDYARPLTDGIYRALDIYLKAHPWLTDSEREQICRLMNCQKLSLEASTHAAQNERLPLRVIVQVLFFEQLRLRTSISGWFSVSDSLDNYQNPNANLALTAQDRAAAVEDVRERISDLEKECQTMRCEIQKLVKTKRSWNIFCRRKSQNDNSTESKASSLKAPPPALVKEREKS, encoded by the exons ATGGCATTAAGGAGGCTCGGCTCTAAATCTGAAGTGTTTCATCGCGAAGGCCAACATTG GTATTGCACAAGTGGGCTTCCAAGTGATATAACTGTTGAAATTGGAGAGTTGTCCTTTCATCTCCACAAG TTTCCCCTGTTATCAAGAAGCGGAGTATTAGAGAAGCATATTGGAGAGTTTTCCACTGATGATGGATCAATCTGTGTTGTGCAATTTCACGACATACCTGGTGGAGCAAAAGCATTTGAGCTCATTGCCAAATTTTGCTACGGTGTTAAAATAGAGCTCACTGCTTTGAATGTAGTTGGTCTTAGGTGTGCAGCTGAGTACCTTCAAATGAACGAAGATTATGGGGAGAGGAATCTCATTTCCCAAACAGAGGGTTTCCTGAATGAAGTGTTTGGCAACTGGGCAGACACAATCAAGGCTCTCAAAACATGCGAAGAAGTCCTCCAATTTGCAGAGGAGCTTCACATATTCTCCAGATGCATCAATTCCTTGGCAACAAAAGCTTGTGCGGATACAAGCTTATTCAATTGGCCTTTAATTAGCCCCAATAACACAGAAAGCACAAACACGCCAGTTTTATGGAATGGAATATATACTACAAGCAGACCACAACCCATGGGAGACGATTGGTGGTATGAAGATGtgtcctttctttctttacctCTTTACAAACGACTGATCCTAGCTGTTGAATTAGGAGGCATGAAACCTGAAAAAATCGCTGGCTCCCTAATGTTCTATGCTAAGAAACACCTCCCACTGATGAATAGGCAACTTGGCCTGGACGATGCTAACCCCGGTTTGACCACATCCATCCCTTCTGAAGCAGATCAGAGGGCCCTACTTGAAGAGATCATCGAATTACTTCCTTATCAAAAAGGGGTTATACAGTCTAAGTTTCTCCTTAGAATTCTCCGCATTTCCATGGTTTTACATGCAAGTCCCTCATGTAGAGAAAATTTAGAGAAACGGGTGGGGGCTCAGTTAGACAAAGCTTCGTTGGAAGATGTACTAATACCCAATATGGGTTACTCAGTGGAGACGCTCTATGATATAGACTGTTTTCAGAGGATTCTTGACCATTTCATGTCAATGGACCAGGCTACTGCAGCTGTTGCGTCGTCATCTTCTCCTTGTATAGTCGAAGAGGGGGAGTTGATGGAGGGGACCCCTTCATTGATATCGATAACTATGGTGGCAAATCTGGTGGATGCATATCTTGCTGATGTGGCACCAGATGTCAATTTGAAGTTCCCAAAGTTCCAGTCACTCGCTGCTACCGTCCCTGATTATGCCAGGCCACTCACTGATGGCATCTACCGTGCGTTAGATATATATTTGAAG GCACACCCTTGGCTCACGGATTCTGAGAGGGAGCAAATTTGTAGACTCATGAACTGCCAAAAGCTCTCCCTAGAAGCTAGCACCCATGCAGCCCAGAATGAGCGGCTACCTCTCAGAGTGATTGTCCAAGTCCTATTCTTTGAACAACTACGGCTGCGTACGTCCATTTCTGGGTGGTTCTCTGTCTCTGACAGTCTTGACAACTACCAAAATCCCAACGCAAACCTTGCACTCACAGCACAAGATAGAGCTGCTGCGGTTGAGGATGTGAGGGAACGCATTTCTGATCTTGAGAAGGAGTGTCAGACCATGAGATGCGAGATTCAGAAGCTGGTGAAGACAAAGAGGAGTTGGAATATATTTTGCAGAAGGAAATCACAGAATGACAATTCTACAGAATCGAAGGCATCCAGCTTGAAGGCTCCACCACCAGCATTAGTGAAAGAACGTGAAAAGTCGTGA
- the LOC131324749 gene encoding 29 kDa ribonucleoprotein A, chloroplastic-like, giving the protein MASSTCSLHFLSLTPNSLSLPSSKPTSLSLLSSLRTYPSKSISISHSPSPSRFARNVAVSSDFERDEELSEEEVPNFSPDLKLFVGNLPFNVDSATLAGLFERAGNVEMVEVIYDKMTGRSRGFGFVTMSTVEEVEAAAQQFNGYELEGRPMRVNSGPPPPRREESSFRGSRGGYEDSNGGSRGGYENRGSRGGFNSNRGGFDNSSGGSRGGASFGDSNKVYVGNLSWGVDDLALETLFREQGNVREARVIYDRDSGRSKGFGFVTFSSANEVNNAIESLDGADLDGRQIRVSVAEARPKREF; this is encoded by the exons ATGGCTTCCTCCACCTGTTCCCTCCACTTCCTCTCTCTAACCCccaactccctctctctcccctcctccaAACCCACATCGCTCTCCCTCCTTTCCTCTCTCAGGACATATCCCAGCAAGTCCATTTCCATTTCTCACTCACCCTCGCCTTCTCGGTTCGCACGAAACGTAGCCGTTTCTTCCGACTTTGAGCGGGACGAGGAACTGAGCGAGGAAGAGGTACCCAACTTCTCGCCTGACCTCAAGCTGTTCGTGGGGAACTTACCCTTTAACGTTGACAGTGCCACTCTTGCTGGGTTGTTCGAACGAGCTGGAAATGTCGAGATGGTTGag GTTATATATGACAAGATGACTGGAAGAAGCCGAGGGTTTGGCTTTGTGACAATGTCCACTGTTGAGGAGGTTGAGGCAGCTGCTCAGCAATTTAATGGCTAT GAACTTGAGGGCAGGCCAATGAGGGTGAATTCTggacctcctcctcctcggagGGAAGAATCTTCTTTTAGAGGGTCCAGGGGTGGTTATGAGGATTCCAACGGAGGGTCCAGGGGTGGTTATGAGAACAGAGGGTCCAGAGGTGGGTTTAATAGCAATAGAGGTGGTTTTGATAACTCCAGCGGAGGTTCCCGGGGTGGTGCAAGTTTTGGTGACAGCAATAAGGTTTATGTGGGCAACCTTTCATGGGGTGTTGATGATTTAGCACTGGAGACATTGTTTAGAGAGCAAGGAAATGTTAGGGAAGCCAGGGTAATTTATGACAGAGACAGCGGTAGATCAAAGGGTTTCGGGTTCGTCACCTTTAGTTCTGCAAATGAGGTTAACAACGCGATTGAATCGTTGGATGGTGCT GACCTAGATGGGAGACAAATTCGAGTAAGCGTGGCTGAAGCTAGGCCAAAGCGTGAGTTTTGA